The nucleotide window ATGGAAGCACTCAATCTTTCTCGAGTCTGCAATACCGTCGCCTCACTCGGCATCATGCGCCGCGCATATCGCGAAGCGCGGGAGTACGCACTAAAGAGGGACGCTTTCGGCAAAAAGCTCGCCGACTTCCCAATGATCAAAGACTCCCTAGTTAAAATGGCCGTAAAACTCGAAGTCGAAACCAGAACCGTCTTCAAGTACCTGCCACTATTTGAAAAAGTTATGAGGAATGAGCCAGGAGTATCAGAAAAAGACATCGTTTTGAATCGACTCTACATAGCACTTTTGAAAAAAGAAACCGCAGAACAGGCCGTCCACTTTGCACATGAAGCCATTGAAATGCACGGCGGGAATGGGTATATTGAAGACTTTGTTACACCAAGGTTGTTAAGAGATGCGCAAGTGTTGACCGTATGGGAAGGTACGGCGAATATTCTCGGACTTGAGGTATTGAGATTGATGGAGAAGTTTAATGCCGGAGGTTTGTTTTTGGAGGAGATGAAGGTGCGAATTGCTGGAATGAACGGAGAGCATGTCGACCAAGTACGTGGTGGAATAGAGCAGCTCGAGAAACTGCTGGTGTCTCTCCAGACCGCATCATATGACCATAAGACATTTCACTCCAAGCGTGTTGCTGAATTGATGGTGAAGATCTTTGAGAGTGTGAATGCTTTGGAGCATTCAGCTAGTGGGGATGAACGGGCAGAGAAGGTGACGGAAGTCTATATGGAAGAAACTTGGAGATCAGGACATGAATTTAATGAACGATTGAAATCAGTGGATTACTTTGATGTAGTTATGGCAATAGAGAAACTTGAGAAAGAAACTGCTGTCTAAAAGTCAAAACAAGCCTAAGTCCGCTTAGGCTTGTTTCTTTGTCGAGAAATCAGGAATTATGACTACTAAAATATTTTGAAAATAAATTCTTTATAGGATGTTGACACTGTAAATCATAGATGGTATTTTTATCATATGTTCTATATAAAGAACAAATGTATTCTATATTAAGATATCCATGGCAGGAGGAAAAGATGAGCGCAATTGCAGGAATCATACATTTAAAAAAAGAGCCAGTTCCCTTCGAGCATGGAAGGAACATAATGAAAGGCCTCGAAAAATTCCCGGCAGACGATATCCAAGTCTGGCACAAACACAATGCCTTCATTGGAAATCATGCGCAATGGATCACTCCAGAATCCGTCGGAGAGCAGCAACCCTTCTATGATTCCGAAAGACAATGCGTGATCACTGCAGATGCCATCATCGATAATCGCGAAGAATTGTTCGAAAAGCTGCAAGTCGAGCGATCAAAACAGAAACACATGCCAGACAGCCAGCTCATTTTGCTAGCTTACTATAAATGGGGAGAAGAATCTCCAAAACACCTTGTAGGCGACTTCGCTTATATGATCTGGGATGAGAGAAACCAGAAACTATTTGGTGCGAGGGATTTTTCAGGGTCACGGACTTTGTATTATTACAAAGATGATGAGAGATTTGCTTTTTGTACTACTATTATGCCTCTTTTTACGTTGCCTGGGGTTAAGAAGGAATTGAATGAGCAGTGGATGGCAGAGTTTTTGGCTATACCAGTTAACTTTGAATCAGTTGAGCCGACTTCCACTACTTATAAACGAATAGAACAGTTGGCTCCTTCTCACTCTATTAGTTTGAAGAATGAAAGGGTTCAGTTATCTAGATATTGTTACCTTATGGAAGGTAATAAGGAATTAAAACTAAAATCAGATGAAGAGTATGAAACAGCCTTTCGGGATATGTTTGAAAAAGCTGTTAAATCTAGAATTAGAACACATCATAATGTAGGAGCGCACTTAAGTGGGGGATTAGATTCAGGGTCAGTAGTAAGCTTTGCATCAAAAGCATTAAAACAAGAAAATAAAAAATTGAATACATTTAGTTATATCCCGGTTGATGGATTTGAAGATTGGACCCATAAAAGCAGAGTTGCCGATGAAAGTCCCTATATAAAAGCTACTGTAAACCATGTTGGAAATATCAATGATCATTATTTGAGTTTTGAAGATAGAAGTCCATATACTGAGATTGATGATTGGCTAGATACTTTGGAAATGCCTTATAAGTTCTTTGAGAATACGTTCTGGCTGAGAGGAATGTATGAGCAAGCTCAAAATCAAAATATAGGTGTTCTACTGAATGGACAGCGAGGAAATTGGACTATTTCTTGGGGTCCGGTGTTAGATTTTTATGCTATTTTAATGAAAAAAATCAAATGGATAAAACTTTATCAAGAACTAAATCAATATAGCAGAAACATGGGTGTACATAAATCAAAAATTATGGCAGCCGCTCGAAAAAAGGCCTTCCCTTTTTTATATAGTTTGATTAATACTGAAGAGCCTTTTCATTTTCCAACAATTATTAACCCAGACTTTGCAAAACAAACTGACGTTTTCAATAAACTTCATGTTCAGGGGATCGATGTTTCCCTTTCTAAACTTCCAACAGCTTATGAAGTAAGGGATAGACAGTTTAGGCAACTTTATTATTGGAATATAACGGGGACTTACGGGGCGAAATTTTCCTTGAGGTATTCCGTATGGGACAGAGATCCGACCAATGATTTACGTCTAATCAAGTTTTGTTTATCAGTACCTGAGAATCAATTCGTGAGTCAAGGGTTAGATCGTTCGCTTATCAGAAGGGCAACAAAAGAGTATTTACCGGATAAAGTTAGACTCAATATGAGTTCAAGAGGTGTGCAAGGCGCTGATGGAGTTCATCGAATGTCTCATAATTGGAACACTTTTATAGGGGAATTGGAAAAAATGAGTAGTGATGCTGTAACTATGAATTTCTTGGATACTCAAGTTATTAAAACAGCGATAGCAAAGATAAAAGATAACTCTAACCCTGAATATGCATTTGACTTTGATTTTAGGATTTTAATGCGCAGTTTAATAGTTCATCGCTTTATAAAAAAACTTTCTTGAGAGGAGGTGAAAGAATGAAAAAGCAATGGCAAAGACCTGAATTAGAAGTACTTAATGTTAGCATGACAATGGCAGGACCAGGGATTAAGACCCCAGATGCCACTCAACCAGATGTTGATGAAATGGTTCACTTCAGTTAATTTGCAATGATGATTCATACCTGAACAAATGCCCTTATACAATTAATTTCCGTATGAGGGCGTTTTTTAAAAACAGTCATTAATGGATTAATTGGAGTGAGTCGAATGATTGGAGCAAAAGCAAAAATGGTTTATCACGCCTTTGGCCTAAAAATCAAAAGCACTATTCCCTTACCAGAATTAGTTGTTTCAGAAGAATCATTTGAAATGAATGAAGTAAATATCGATATTGCAGAATTAAATGAATTATGGGCAGAAAAAGAGATTCAACCAGGGAAATTCTTTGTGGATGATCAGATGGTCATGTTTCGTATTCCTGAAACTGCTACGTTTCTAATAGAAAAAGGTGAAAAAATCCTGGTGTCCCCCATGAAAGAATCTGACGATAACAAGATTCGTCTCTATATTCTCGGAACTTGTATGGGTGCGTTACTTATGCAAAGGAAAGTGATGGCACTACATGGAAGTGCTATTGCAATCGATGGAAAGGCATATGCATTTATTGGACATTCTGGTGCAGGAAAGTCTACTCTGGCTTCAACATTTGTTAATCATGGATATCAGCTTTTAAGCGATGATATTATACCTGTAGTAATGGATAAGGAAGGATGTCCTTTCGTTATACCTACATACCCTCAACAGAAATTATGGCAGGAAAGCCTTCAGAATTTTGGGATGGATTCCTCTGTTTTTACTCCATTATTCGAAAGAGAAACAAAGTTCGCTATTCCTGTCCACTCCAGTTACTGCAAGGAGCAACTACCGCTTGCGGGAGTATTTGAGATCACAAGAGCAGAGGAAGACCGTGTAAAGATAGGACCAATTCAAAGTCTGGAAAGGTTTGAAACACTATACAATCATACTTTTCGATACTCCTTAATCCAGCTTCTGGGGCTAATGGAGTGGCACTTTACAGAATCGGCAGGGATTATAAAAAAGATTAAAATGTACCAAGTTCAACGCCCTATCGATGGTTTTACAGCACCTGAGATGGTGGAGAAAATCTTAAAGGAATTATGTTAGGAGTGAAGCAGATGCTGATAAAAGAAAAACTAACAGTGGAAAGTAAAATCGTTCAGAAGCCGGGAAGTATCGTTAGTGATATGGATGGAGAGAAAGTGATGCTTAATATGGATAATGGAAATTACTATAACCTAGGTGAAATTGGTGGAGCTATTTGGGAAATTATAAAAGAACCAATTTCTATTGATGAGTTAATTAATAATCTTCTTGTAGAATATGAAGTTGATAAATCAGATTGTGAGAATCATGTAATCTCATTTGCAAATAAATTATATTCAGAAGGTTTAATTTCCGCTGTAAACAGGTGAGGCAAAATGCTATTTCCTCAAAAACTAATAACGATATTCCATTTGAGCAGGACGGAAAAATTGCTTTTTTTAGAGGCCATTCTGTTCCTAGCGTTGGCGCGTTTCCTTAAAGTAATACCGTTTAAGCGGTTAACACGCACTTTAGGTAATCACATGTGTGAATCCTCTTTTCAAGAAGATCCTTCCCTATACGGCACTATTAAATCGATATCATGTGCTATTCATATCATGAGCAGATATACATTCTGGGAAAGTAAATGTTTAGTAAAAGCAATAGCAGGCATGAAAATGCTGCAAAGACGGGGAATTGAAAGTACATTGTATCTAGGAACAGCAAAAGATGAAGATGGGAAAATGATTGCCCATGCTTGGCTGCGAAGTGGTTCATATTACGTTTGTGGTGCAGAAGAAATGAAACGGTTTACCGTAATAAGCAAGTTTGCGAATAAATAAGTTATAGAATAAGAGGAAATTACCATGGAAAATATGGTTGAAAGAAAATATTTTTCAAAAGAATTACAGCTCCTGCTTTTTATCTTGGATTCTAAAATAGACGATAAGAATCTCTCGAATGAGAAAGAGAGATTTAGAGATATTAACTGGGATCATTTTTTACAGCTAACACTTCATCATCGTGTTTACCCTATACTTTATACTAAGTTAAAGGGGATAAATTGCAGCCTTATCCCTGCAAAGGTATTAGGAAAGCTGCAGCATTATTATCAAAAAAACATTTTTCAAATGCTAATGCTGACAGGAGAATCAGAAAGTATATCCAGCACTTTTATTGCCGAGAAAATCCGAACAATTTTTTTAAAAGGTTCTACTCTTGGCGAATATTTGTATGGGGATCTTTCTTTAAGGACATCTTCTGATATTGATATTCTTATACCAATTGAAGATTTAGAACGAGCTGAGATGACGCTCTTAAAACTTGGATATGTAAAAGACGATTATATACTGACTGTCCTGAATGATTGGAAATGGAGACATCATCATATCACTTTCATCCATCCGCAAAAGAAAATAAAGGTGGAAATACACTGGAGATTGAACCCAGGTCCGTCATGGAATCCGTCATTTGAAGATTTATGGGAAAGAAAGAACAAAAGTACGATCACCGATATACCTTTGTATATGTTAGGTAAGGAAGATTTATTTGTTTTTTTGGTTTCACATGGAGCACGCCATGGTTGGTCGCGGCTTCGCTGGCTGGTAGATATAGACAGGTTGGTTAGTAAAGATTTGAACTGGAACGCTATTAAAAGTCTGCTAAAAAAGTATCATCTCACCGCAATAGGAGGGCAGGCCCTTTTCCTTTCTTCGGAATTGTTGAATTCTGACAGTCCACACGAACTAAAGGGAATATCCAACTCGAAAAGATCAAAAAGACTGGCTGAAGGAGCCTTATTTTACATTAAGCAATTAGTTAATCTCCATGTCGAACCTTTACCTGAAGAGATTGCAAACTACCATAAAAGTCATTTGTTTTTATTAATGTCGTTTAAGCAAAAAGTATTATTTATTCTTAGTTTCCTATATCCATATCCAGAGGATGCTCAAGCTTTGCCATTGCCAAAGGCCCTTCATTTTTTATATTTTCCTTTAAGGCCATTTCTTTGGGTAATTAGAAGGAAAAGGAAGCAGGCGTTGTTACAGGAGGATATTACATGAAACACTTCTTGTATTATATACAACGATTATTTACCTACTCTGGCAGCATCCTCTATTGGAATATTGTTGGAATGGCATTAATTGGTTTTATAGAAGGGCTCAGTGTATTGCTGCTAGTTCCCTTACTTAGCGAGAGCGGGGTAATGAATTTAGACCTCGAAATCTATACTGGCCCCATTGGCTTCTGGGAATCCATGCCTAATGCTTTGAAATTTCCTTTCATCCTGCTCACTTACGTAATATTAATTACTGGACAAAATTTGGTGGATAGAAACTTAAATATAAGGAATGTCAAGATTGCGCATGGATTTATAGGGAAAATAAGAATAGACACATATAATGCATTATTAAATGCTAATTGGGGATTTTTCACAAGAAAAAGAAAATCTGATCTGATCAATATTATGACGATTGAATTGGCAAGAGTTTCGGGAGGAGTATACCAGTTTATTCAGCTATTAACCACAATTATATTTAGTATTATTCAAATTGGCTTCGCCCTCTGGTTATCTGCAAAGATGACAGTATTCGTTATTTTCAGTGGGCTAATATTATCATTGGTTTCTCGGAAATTTATTAAACAAGCGAAAAAGCTAGGCAGAAAAACTTCATTGTTATCCCAGAAATACTTAGCAGGGATTACAGATCAATTAAATGGCATCAAGGATATAAAAAGCAACGCGTTAGAAGAGACGCAAATGAGCTGGCTTCAATCAGTAGTTCAAGGAATGTATTCAGAGCAAGTCGAGTATATAAATAATAAAATTTCTTCTCAGCTATTTTATAAAATCTCCTCAGCTATTCTTATAGCGATATTTATTTTTTTCTCTGTAAAGATGTTCAATTCGCAGCCATCCCAGTTCTTATTAATTATTGTGATTTTCTCTCGCCTGTGGCCGAAAGTAATCGGAATTCAATCTAACCTAGAACAAGTAGCATCAACAATTCACGCCTTTAAGTCATTAAATGCCCTTCGGGAAGAATGTAATGCAGCAAGAGAAGTTTTATCTGATTTGAAAAAAACTAAGGCAATGCGAATCGCTTTGAATAAGGGGATCCAATGCGAGGGTGTTTATTTTAGATACGATATTTCAATTTCAACCTTTGCTTTGAAAAATATTAATATAAGAATTCCAGCAAATCAAATGACAGCAATAGTAGGCCCATCAGGTGCGGGAAAGAGTACATTGGTTGATATTTTAATGGGTCTTCATTCGCCTGAAGACGGGAAGGTCTTAATAGATGACAAGCCAATTACAGATGAGCTGTTAATTTTATTAAGAAAATCTATTAGTTATGTTCCACAGGAGCCCTTTTTGTTCAATATGAGTATAAAAGAGAATTTTAAAATGATTAATCCGGAAGTAACAACGGAACAAATATGGAAGACGTTGGAATTAACAGCTGCTGAAGAATTTGTCAGGAAATTACCTAATGGGCTCGATACAGAAATAGGGGATAGGGGAATTAAGCTTTCCGGTGGAGAACGGCAAAGGCTAGTAATGGCAAGAGCCCTTAGTAAGAATCCGAATATTTTAATCCTTGACGAAGCTACCAGTGCATTAGATTCAGAAAATGAATCAATAATTCAAGAGACAATCGAACAACTAAAAGGAAAGATGACAATAATAGTTATAGCCCATCGCTTGTCGACAATAAGGAATGCGGATCAAATAATCGTAGTGGAGGATGGAGAAGTCATCCAGAGTGGAAAGTTTCGTCAACTTGAAAATGATTCCTCAGGTATTTTTAACAGATTATTAAAAAAGCAAGCTGATCGCTTGTCATCATAAAAAGAATGAAAAGTAAAAAAATTCGTTGACTTGTTCTTTATACAGAACTAAAATAGGTATATATAATCGGTAATTAAGAACGAATATTTTTTTGGTCTTAATGTTCTTTATCTAGAACAAACTAAGTTATAAGGTGGGTTAAATGCGCAATGAGTAATACGAAAAAAGGGATAGCCAAAGAAATAAATCTTAAAGAAATTTTTTCTGTCATTAAAAAACGTCTTTGGATCATTGCTATCATAACTGCCTTTGCATCAATTGCCGGATATTTATATGGGGAAAAGGATATCACTCTTCTGTATCAATCTTCGGCACGGATCATTATAGGCAAGGAAGCGGATATGAATACTTTGCAGGTTATATTGAAAGATCCGGTTGTCTTAGAGAAGGTAGTTGAGAAGCTGGATTTGAATCGAAGTCCAGAGTCTCTAGCCAATCAGATTAATGTTGGTATTCTTGATGACTCTAAGGTCGTAAATATAAGCGTGATAGATACCGATCCTAATCGGGCAGCTGAAATCGCCAATACGACAGCGGAGGAGTTTAAGACTGAGATAACCAGACTGCTTGACTTTAGTGACATGGAGATATTTTCACCAGCAAAAATCAATTCCACCCCTATTAATGAGGAAAAAAGCAAATCGGGAATTATCGGACTGGTTTTTGGTCTATTTGCAGGTATAGGATTCGTTTTCTTTTTGGATTCACTAGATGATACTGTCAGATCCCAGAAGGATGTAGAGGATTATCTTGGTCTCCCTGTAGTAGGAAGGATTTCAAAAATGACTAAAAAGAATATTAAGAAGCAAAGTATTCATCCCATTGACTTCCCGCGAGGTGATTCCGGTGTTCCGAAGTAAACGAAGGTCAGCAAATGCAAATCAAAAAAGAAATTTGATTGTTTATTCCAATCCAGATTCCATCATAGCTGAACAATTTAGAACGCTGCGTACCAATATTCACTTCTTGACTGGCGGCAAAAAGAGTATCTTGCTCCTGACATCACCTGGCTCGAGTGAAGGAAAATCCACAGCTGCAGCGAACCTTGCTTTATCTATGGCGCAGCAAAAAGAAAAAGTGTTGCTAATTGATGCTAATCTAAGGGATCCAAATATACACTATATATTTAAAATTTCTAACGGTAAGGGATTAGCGGATGTATTATCTGGTCAAGAAGAATTAAGGGATGCTGTATATAAAACTGAAATAGGGAACTTGGCCATATTAACAAGCGGCCAGCTTGATTCTAATCCGGCTGAATTACTTGGTTCAGAATCCATGCAGAAATTATTCCAAAAGGCATTAGAAGAATACGATTATATCTTTATCGATTCCCCACCTGTATTGGATGTGACAGACACAAAATTACTAGCGAATAAAAGTGATGGTGTAATCCTGGTTATAGGTGAAGGAAGAACAGCCATTGAAAAAGCGTCGGAAGCTAAAAAGGCATTAGAGTTCGCTAAAGCTAAAATTTATGGCGTCATATTGAATGAGACATAGAAATAGTTATTTTTTTTACCGCCTTGTTCGTTATTGAGAAATATTTGTTCGTTTTGTGGTGATGTCTCCTGGCCATTATCAAAGGAGGCACTCGGTCATGCTGTGGGTTGAATAGACCTTAGACGCTCTGGTCGTCGAGAGTGTGATGTGAGGGGGGGTTGAATGCCCCATTTTATTATAAAGTACTTACTTATTTGTTTTCTGAAAAGAACAAATAGGTAAGTACTTTATTTCTAAGGAGGAAGTATATGAAGGAAATTGATAAGTTCCCAAAATCGGTAAAAAAAGCAGTGCGGTACATAAAGCAGGACGCCAGTAAAGAGCAGTTGGAGGAAATCAGGAAGTTGATCGACTATGCAATCAAGCTGCGGAGTGTGAGATTGGATTAAAATAAGGAAGGAGAAAAAGCATGACCTATAAGCAGAGGCTTTCATTATTTATCATTATTGATTCTGCAATTGTCCTGGCAGCGATTTTCTTTAGTCATTTACTTGTACGCGGGACAATCGATACGTCGCCATTCTTTTATTTAGTAAGTGCAACAGCCATTTTATTAAGTCATCATTTATTTTCTTTTAAATTCAAACTCTATAAAAAAGCCTGGGAATATGCCAGTATTGGAGAGTTAATCCTCATCTTTAAAATAGCATCTGCTTCGATTCTGACCGCAGCTATTTTCCACGGAGTTCTACTTAATGAAGTTTTTATAAGAAGGTTATCCGTAACATGGCTACTGTTGGTTTTGTTCATCGGGGGATCTCGGTTTTGTTGGAGGATTTACAGAGATTTATATTTAAGTCGGTTATCATATAGCGACAGGACACTAATTATTGGTGCAGGTTCCGCCGGGACAATGGTTGCAAGGCAGCTGCTGAAAAGCAATGAATCTGACCTTCAGCCTGTTGGTTTTATCGATGATGATGTCAAAAAGCATCACTTGGACATAATGGGCATACCAGTCTTTGGAGGAGTCGGAGAAATCGAGGAGATTGTTAAGCAATTAAAAGTTACTAATATTGTCATTGCGATTCCATCGTTAAGCAGGAAGGAACTTAATGTCATTTTTCAAGAATGTATAAAAACGGATGCAAAAACGCAAATCCTGCCAATGCTGGAGGATCTTATGACCGGCAAGCTATCTGTAAACCAATTTCGCGATGTTCAGGTGGAAGATTTACTGGGAAGAGAACCTGTCGTGTTAAATGACGACAAAATTTCTGAGGATATCACAAACAAAGTAGTGCTAGTTACTGGTGCCGGAGGTTCAATCGGGTCTGAAATTTGCAGGCAGATTGCTCAATTTAATCCTGAAAAATTAGTTCTTTTAGGACACGGTGAGAACAGTATCTATTCAATTGAAATGGAACTTAAAGAAAGTTTTAGAGGTTCAAAGATTGAATTCATTTCCGTAATTGCTGAAATCCAGGATGCCAAAAAAATGATGTCCGTGATGGAGACATTCCAGCCGGATGTTGTCTATCATGCTGCTGCCCATAAACATGTGCCGTTAATGGAGCGCAATCCTGAAGAAGCAGTAAAAAATAATATGATTGGTACTTTGAATGTAGCAAATGCTGCCAGCTGGCATGGAGTGAAAACATTCGTGATGATTTCATCCGATAAAGCGGTTAACCCAACAAGCGTGATGGGCGCCACAAAGAGGCTAGCGGAGATGATTGTTCACCATATGGATGAGAGCAGTAACACAAAATTTGTCGCAGTCAGGTTTGGAAATGTTCTTGGCAGCCGAGGAAGTGTGATACCACTTTTCAAAAAACAAATTGAAAAAGGCGGGCCGGTGACAGTAACGCATCCAGATATGGTGCGTTACTTCATGACGATTCCTGAGGCATCAAGGCTGGTGATTCAAGCCGGAGCTCTGGCGCACGGAGGAGAAATCTTCGTGCTGGATATGGGTGAACCTGTAAAAATAGTAGACCTGGCCAAAAACTTGATAAAGCTGTCAGGTTATTCTGTTGAAGAAATCGGAATAGAATATACAGGAACACGGCCTGGTGAAAAGCTATATGAAGAGCTTTTGAAGGATGATGAAGTGGGCGAACATCAAGTGCATCCAAAAATCTATGTAGGAAAAACATCAGAATTATATATATCCGAGATAGAAGAGATTATCGGCACCTTCTTAAGTATGGAAAAAGAAGAATTGAGAGATCGTTTGATAGCATTAGCTAATAATAAGTTTGCGAATTCTCAGGTTATGTCAATTTCAGTTTAGGGGTGGAAACAGATGAAAGTAAAAAAAGCGATTATCCCGGCTGCGGGCCTGGGAACGAGATTCTTGCCGGCAACAAAAGCGATGCCGAAAGAAATGCTGCCGATTGTAGATAAACCAACTATTCAATATATCGTCGAAGAAGCGATAGAGTCAGGAATTGAAGATATTATCATTGTTACTGGGAAAGGAAAAAGATCGATTGAAGACCATTTTGATCACTCCTTTGAATTGGAACAAAACTTGTTAGAAAAAGGGAAATTCGAGTTACTAACTGAGGTACAAAAGTCATCAAAACTCGTAGATATCCATTATATTCGCCAAAAAGAACCAAAAGGGCTTGGCCATGCGATCTGGTGTGCCCGAAAGTTTATCGGGAATGAACCTTTTGCAGTTCTCTTAGGTGATGATATTGTCCAGGCGGAAAAACCTTGCCTCCAACAAATGATGGAGCAGTATGAAAGATATAATGCTTCGATTCTTGGAGTGCAAAAAGTGAATCCAACTGAAGTATCAAGATATGGGATTGTAGATGGAAACTGTATTGGCGAACGATTTTACAGTGTCAGCAGTTTAGTAGAAAAACCAGCGATTGAAGAGGCTCCATCAAACCTGGCAATCATGGGCCGATATATTCTGAATTCGAGAGTATTTGATATTCTTGACCAGCAAGAACCTGGAGCTGGCGGCGAAGTCCAGTTAACGGATGCCATCGCTGGCTTGAACGAATATGAAGCTGTTTATGCATACGATTTTGAAGGCACCAGATATGATGTTGGTGAAAAAATGGGCTTTATTAAAACAACGATTGATTTCGCTTTGCAACGGGATGATTTGCGCTCTGATCTGCTAGATTACTTTTCTTCGATTTTAAATCTTGAAAAAGCTAGGCAGAGTTAAGATTATGGCTTTGAAAAAGAGAATTTTATTATGTGCTACGGTTGATTATCATTTTAATGCATTTCATTTACCTTACATGAAATGGTTCAAAGAGCAAGGTTGGGAGGTCCATGTTGCTGCTAACGGTGATATGGACCTCCCTTTTGTTGATAAAAAATATGATTTGCCAATACAAAGGTCACCATTCAGTCTGCAAAACGTGAAGGCCTATCAGCAATTGAAATTAATCATCGACCAAAATGACTATCAAATCATTCATAGCCATACACCAGTTGGGGGAGTGTTGGCCAGACTTGCATCTAGGGCAGCGCGAGAAAAAGGAACAAAAGTTTTGTACACAGCTCATGGTTTTCACTTCTGCAAAGGTTCACCGGCAGTAAACTGGCTAGTCTATTATCCTATTGAAAAATGGCTGGCAAGATATACCGATTGCCTGATTACAATTAATGAAGAGGATTTCAATAGAGCCAACCAGCATCAATTCAAGGCGGACCGTATTGAACATGTCCATGGAGTGGGAGTGAATACAGATAAATTCAAGCCAGCTGAAACAGAATACAAAAAGGAATTAAGAATCGCCTACGGCTACAACGTTGGCGATTTTTTAATGTTTTACGCGGCTGAATTCAATAAAAACAAGAACCAGCAACTGTTAATTCGAGTCCTTGCACAAATAATGGAGGAAGTTCCAAAAGCAAAGCTTCTCTTAGCTGGAGAAGGATCTTCATTGCAGGATTGTCGCAAATTGGCTAAAAAGCTAGGTGTGGAAGATCAGGTTCATTTTCTAGGATTCAGAAAAGACATTGAACAGTTACTGCAAATATCTGATGTAGCGGTTGGATCCAGCTTTAGGGAAGGTCTCCCTGTAAATATTATGGAAGCCATGTCATGCGGCTTGCCAGTTATCGCCACAGAAAACAGAGGCCACCGAGAACTAATTACAAATCAGCAAGAAGGCTGGTTAATTCAGGGGTCTGACCCACATATGTTTGCGAAAAAGATGAAGCTACTGGCAAAGGATCCAGCGCAAAGAGCAGTAATGGGATCCCATGGCCGCAGGCTGATTATAAACAAATTCAGCACAAATAAAATACTCCAAGAAAAGAGTGCAATCTACAAACCATATATGGCAGAAACGGAGGAGTCGCA belongs to Mesobacillus sp. AQ2 and includes:
- the galU gene encoding UTP--glucose-1-phosphate uridylyltransferase GalU; its protein translation is MKVKKAIIPAAGLGTRFLPATKAMPKEMLPIVDKPTIQYIVEEAIESGIEDIIIVTGKGKRSIEDHFDHSFELEQNLLEKGKFELLTEVQKSSKLVDIHYIRQKEPKGLGHAIWCARKFIGNEPFAVLLGDDIVQAEKPCLQQMMEQYERYNASILGVQKVNPTEVSRYGIVDGNCIGERFYSVSSLVEKPAIEEAPSNLAIMGRYILNSRVFDILDQQEPGAGGEVQLTDAIAGLNEYEAVYAYDFEGTRYDVGEKMGFIKTTIDFALQRDDLRSDLLDYFSSILNLEKARQS
- a CDS encoding glycosyltransferase family 4 protein; protein product: MALKKRILLCATVDYHFNAFHLPYMKWFKEQGWEVHVAANGDMDLPFVDKKYDLPIQRSPFSLQNVKAYQQLKLIIDQNDYQIIHSHTPVGGVLARLASRAAREKGTKVLYTAHGFHFCKGSPAVNWLVYYPIEKWLARYTDCLITINEEDFNRANQHQFKADRIEHVHGVGVNTDKFKPAETEYKKELRIAYGYNVGDFLMFYAAEFNKNKNQQLLIRVLAQIMEEVPKAKLLLAGEGSSLQDCRKLAKKLGVEDQVHFLGFRKDIEQLLQISDVAVGSSFREGLPVNIMEAMSCGLPVIATENRGHRELITNQQEGWLIQGSDPHMFAKKMKLLAKDPAQRAVMGSHGRRLIINKFSTNKILQEKSAIYKPYMAETEESQWAVL